The window AAACTTGGCTGTTCTTGTGATTGGTCACGAAAGAGATTTACTTTAGATAGGGCCTATACTAAGGCTGTAAGAGAGGCTTTTGTCCATTATTATAAAAAGGGGTTAATCTATCGTGGACCAAGAATTGTTAATTGGTGCCCGAGGTGTACGACCGCCATCTCTGATATTGAAGTAAAATATCAAGAAGTGAAGGGCAAGTTGTGGTACATCAAATATCCCTTGAAAAATTCTAAATTTGAAACCTCAAACACCGACCCTATTCAAAATTCACAATTCAACACTCAAAATTATATTACCGTGGCGACAACTAGGCCAGAAACAATGTTGGGCGATACAGCCGTGGCTGTTAACCCAAACGATGAAAGATATCAAAAATTAATTGGAAAAACAGTCATTTTACCTTTAATCAACCGTGAAATTCCTATCATTACTCATCGTTTAGTTGACTCTCAATTTGGAACGGGGGCGGTAAAAATTACCCCAGCCCATGATGCAACTGACTGGCAAATTGGTCGAGAAAAAAAATTAGCTATAATTAACGTCATTGGTCCGGAGGGTAAAATGACGGAAGAGGCTGGTAAATATGCCGGTCTAACAATTTTAGAGGCCAGAGAAAGAATTCTTGATGAGCTGAGGAGACTAGATTTAATTGAAAAAGAAGAGGAATATTGGCATAATTTAGCTCTTTGTGATCGCTGTGGCACCCCAATCGAACCACAAATTTCAATTCAATGGTTCTTAAAAATGAAAAAAATATCTCAGCCAGCTATTAAAGCAGTGGAGCGGAAAAAGATAAAAATTATTCCTGAAAGATATAAAAAAATCTATTTGGACTGGTTAGGGCGCGTTGAAGACTGGTGTCTTTCTCGTCAATTATGGTGGGGGCACCAACTTCCAGTTTGGTATTGTCAAACTGGAAGAATTTCCAATTTCCAACCTCCAATTTCCAAACAAATGCTAAATTCCAAATTCAAGATGTCTGATTCCTTTATTGTTGCTAATAAAAAACCAAAGAGATGTCCGATTTGTCGTAAGTGTGAAATGAAACCATCAGAGGATGTTTTAGATACTTGGTTTTCATCAGCCTTATGGCCATTTGCCACGCTTGGCTGGCCAAAAAAAACCAAAGATCTGAAAAATTACTATCCGACTAATTTTCTTTCTACAGCTCAAGAAATCCTTTATTTGTGGGTGGCAAGAATGATTTTTTCTTCTTTAGAATTTACTAAAAAAATTCCCTTTAAAGATGTCTATATTCATCCGACAGTTTTGGCTATAACCGGGAAAAGAATGAGTAAATCTTTGGGTACTGGTATTGATCCTTTAGAAATTGGTGAAAAATATGGTTTTGATAGTGTGCGCTTTGGTCTAATTTATCAAATTAACCGTGATCAACAAGCTTTTAAATTTGATGAAAGGGCTATCTTGGCGGCCAGAAATTTTATTAATAAATTATGGAACATCAGTCGCTTCACACAAATTCAAATTTCAAAACTCAAATTTCAAAACTATAATCTAAAATTAAATCTTAAACTGATAACCTTAGCAGACAAATGGATTTTAAGTCGATTAAATTCGATAATTGATTCAGTGACTAAGAAAATTAAAAATTATGAATTAGGCGAAGCAGAACGAGAGCTTTATGATTTTATTTGGCATGAATTGGCTGATTGGTATTTAGAAATAGCGAAGATACAAAATACAAACGAAAGATTACAAAGAAACACTGTCTTTATTCTTCATCATTCTTTAATAATTATTCTAAAATTATTACACCCCTTTATTCCTTTTGTCACAGAGGTCGTTTATCAGCGTATCAAAATTCAAAATTCAAAATTCAAAATTCAAAATTTATTGATAGTTGAAGATTGGCCAAAGGTAGACAAAAAATTGATCAATCAAGGGGCTGAAAAGGATTTTGAAAAAATAAAAAATCTTGTCATTGAGATTCGTAACTGGCGAGCGAAAGAAAAAACCCCACCTCAAGAAATTAGAGAATACAAAATAAAAAAACCAGAAAAAATTTTAACTGAAAATCGGGCCGTTGTTGAAGCTTTAACTAAGGTAAAATTAATTTAAGAAAAACAAGATGAAAAACCTCACTGCTTACAGCGATTGTTGTATCTGATGAATCTATTTACTATACTTAATGTGTTAATACATTAATTGGATTTTTTAAGTCACAGTCAGCAAGACAATGGACTGGAAAAAAAACTACTCCGCCACTCGGAAGACCTCCTCAACACTAGTGATGCCATCTAAAGCTTTTAATAATCCATCCTGAACTAAGGTGACCATCCCTTGTTTTTTTAATACTTCACGCATCTCATATTCAGAAACGTCACCACGAAGAATTAATTTTTCGATTTCTGGTATGACAGTAAAGACCTCAAAAATACCAACCCGACCATAATAACCTAAATTTTGACAACTCTCACAACCTCGGCCATGGAAAAATTTTAATTTCTGCAAATCAATTTTTTCCTTCTCCTCTTTTGGCAAATCATTAAGAATTTTTTTAACTCGTTCTAATTTTTCTTGGTCAAGTTTAATTTCTTCCCTACAATTTTGACAAATTCTTCGCACCAATCTTTGAGCCATGGCTAGATTTAGGGCTGGTGCCAAAAGATAAGGTTTGACCCCTAAAGTTAAAAAACGAGGAATAATACCCGCCGCATCATTGGCATGGATGGTTGAAAAAACTAAATGGCCCGTCAGGGCGGCCTGAACAGCAATTTCGGCCGTCTCCTGATCACGAATTTCTCCGACCATAATGACATCAGGGTCCTGACGCATAACTGAACGAAGATTTTTAGCAAAAGTTTGACCCTTTGAATAGTCAACTTGTGTTTGAATGACACCCTTTAATTCGTATTCGATTGGTTCCTCTAAAGTGATAATTTTTATTTCTGGACTGGCTAATTTCATTAAAATAGCATAAAGAGTTGTTGATTTACCCGAACCAGTCGGTCCAGAGGTAAGAATTAAGCCATTAGGTCTTTCTATTTCTCTTTTGAAAATTTCAAAAACTCGACCACGAAAGCCAAGTTCTTCTAAAGTAATTTTAGCCGAAGAAGCCATTAAAATTCTCATCACTACTGATTCGCCAAAAGAGCTAGGTAAAGTTGAAACACGTACATCGATTTTATCGTGAGTAAGTAAAATAGAAAAACGACCGTCTTGTGGCTGGGTGGTAATATTAATTTTCAAACCAGCTAAAATCTTAAGACGAGAAATAATCAAGGGCCAAAGTCTTTTTGGTAAACTTGCCGCCTCAACCAAAATTCCATCAATTCTAAATCTCAATTTAATTTTCTCTTCCTCGGCTTCGATGTGAATATCAGAAGCACGCGACTGAAGGGCGGCGGCAATCACCATTGCTACTAAGTCAGTGAGAGGTATGTTTTGAATTTTTTCGTTTAAATCACGAAAGGTTTTAATTTCTTTTTGATAACGTTGCAAATCCTCTTCGGTAATTTCCACCGCTTTAACCCTTTTTTTCATTTTCGGCAGGGTACGATAAAGCTTGATGGCGTAATCAAAACTAATTGGCGAGATGAGATAAACCTCTATTTTTAATCCTGTCTCTTCTTTTATTTTTTCACTTAAAGAAAAAAAATCCGTTCTTTCTGGATTAAGAGTAGCTAAGCAGGCTTTTTTTTCATCGCGGTAAAAACAAATAACCTGAAGCTGTTTCGCCTCTTCTTCAGGAATCAGTCTTAAAGCTTCAGGGGCAATAGGGAATCCTTTGAGATTAAGATAAGGAAGGCCGAGAGAAAAAGCTTTCTTTTGGGTTTCATTTTCTAATTCTTTAATTTTTAACTCCTCTAATTTTTCAGAAAGTTTCTCTTGAACTTCTTCTGGGGCAATTTTCGGCTTTTGGGAATCTTGAAAATTCATACTTTGTTATTATAACAAACCTGAACAAATCTGCAAAGAAAACCGTCTCCATTTTAGATAAAGATGCGCCATTGGCAAAAATTTTACAAATCAATACCACTTCTCAGCGGTTATAAATTCTTTGTCTAATAAAATCAATTTCTTGTTTAATCCGGCCTTCTTCTTCTACTTTCTTTTTTATTTTTCGCCAGGCATGCATAGCCGTTGTATGGTCTTTCCCACCAAATTCATGACCAATTAAAGGAAAAGAAGTATCAAGTTCTTCGCGCATCAAAAACATTGCTACCTGTCGTGGCACGACCAACTCCTTTTTTCTTGAACGACTTAATAATTCATTTACTTTTAAACCATAAAATTCAGCCACGATTTGGAGTAATTCTCTTGGCGAAAGAGCGGCTCGACGTGGCGTTGCCACTAAATTCGTCACAATTTTTTTTGTTTCTTCTAAAGAAAAAGGCAGTTTATTCAACTCGTGATAGGCAATAACTTTATTGAGCGCTCCTTCTAACTGACGGACATTGCTCTGAATCTGGACGGCAATTTGTTGGAGAATTTCGCGGGGTAAAGTATAGCCCCTTTCTTTAGCTTTTTGTTCAAGAATAGCTATTCTTGTCTCTAGGTCTGGCGGCGAAATATCAACAATCATCCCACCCTCAAAACGAGAGATTAATCTTTCCTCAATAGCTGGAATAACTCTGGGCGGCCGGTCACTCGTTAAAACAATCTGACTATCTCTCTGGTGTAAGGTATTAAAGGTATGAAAAAATTCTTCTTGCACGCCATTTT is drawn from Patescibacteria group bacterium and contains these coding sequences:
- a CDS encoding valine--tRNA ligase; protein product: MEPTYKAKKYENRVYQLWQKSGFFNPDKLPGIRKRTYTIVIPPPNVTGSLHLGHALNNTIQDILIRFYRMNGYRTLWLPGTDHAGIATQNVVEKELKKEGLTRHQLGRTKFVARVWQWVRKYGNLIINQLKKLGCSCDWSRKRFTLDRAYTKAVREAFVHYYKKGLIYRGPRIVNWCPRCTTAISDIEVKYQEVKGKLWYIKYPLKNSKFETSNTDPIQNSQFNTQNYITVATTRPETMLGDTAVAVNPNDERYQKLIGKTVILPLINREIPIITHRLVDSQFGTGAVKITPAHDATDWQIGREKKLAIINVIGPEGKMTEEAGKYAGLTILEARERILDELRRLDLIEKEEEYWHNLALCDRCGTPIEPQISIQWFLKMKKISQPAIKAVERKKIKIIPERYKKIYLDWLGRVEDWCLSRQLWWGHQLPVWYCQTGRISNFQPPISKQMLNSKFKMSDSFIVANKKPKRCPICRKCEMKPSEDVLDTWFSSALWPFATLGWPKKTKDLKNYYPTNFLSTAQEILYLWVARMIFSSLEFTKKIPFKDVYIHPTVLAITGKRMSKSLGTGIDPLEIGEKYGFDSVRFGLIYQINRDQQAFKFDERAILAARNFINKLWNISRFTQIQISKLKFQNYNLKLNLKLITLADKWILSRLNSIIDSVTKKIKNYELGEAERELYDFIWHELADWYLEIAKIQNTNERLQRNTVFILHHSLIIILKLLHPFIPFVTEVVYQRIKIQNSKFKIQNLLIVEDWPKVDKKLINQGAEKDFEKIKNLVIEIRNWRAKEKTPPQEIREYKIKKPEKILTENRAVVEALTKVKLI
- a CDS encoding GspE/PulE family protein, with protein sequence MNFQDSQKPKIAPEEVQEKLSEKLEELKIKELENETQKKAFSLGLPYLNLKGFPIAPEALRLIPEEEAKQLQVICFYRDEKKACLATLNPERTDFFSLSEKIKEETGLKIEVYLISPISFDYAIKLYRTLPKMKKRVKAVEITEEDLQRYQKEIKTFRDLNEKIQNIPLTDLVAMVIAAALQSRASDIHIEAEEEKIKLRFRIDGILVEAASLPKRLWPLIISRLKILAGLKINITTQPQDGRFSILLTHDKIDVRVSTLPSSFGESVVMRILMASSAKITLEELGFRGRVFEIFKREIERPNGLILTSGPTGSGKSTTLYAILMKLASPEIKIITLEEPIEYELKGVIQTQVDYSKGQTFAKNLRSVMRQDPDVIMVGEIRDQETAEIAVQAALTGHLVFSTIHANDAAGIIPRFLTLGVKPYLLAPALNLAMAQRLVRRICQNCREEIKLDQEKLERVKKILNDLPKEEKEKIDLQKLKFFHGRGCESCQNLGYYGRVGIFEVFTVIPEIEKLILRGDVSEYEMREVLKKQGMVTLVQDGLLKALDGITSVEEVFRVAE